The sequence below is a genomic window from Methanomicrobia archaeon.
TCGGCAGTGGCGGCGGCAGGGGAAAAGAGAAGGAAGGGCAAGGATACGGCGTGGGAGGCGGCGGTGGAATAAGTCCCGTGGCTCTTGTAACGGTGTTCAAGGATATACCAGGGCCTGAAGGGCTGAAAGTGCTCTCGCTGAAGCCGTCAGGGACACTTGAGAAGATCGTCGGAGAGGCATTGCCCATGGTGATGGAGAAGGTACAAGAGACGAAAGAGGGCAAGAAAGGGGAAGAATAGACGTTAATCTTGTAGGTTCCTACGGAGAGGGGGCTCTTAGAGGAGCTCTCCCTTTTTTAGTATGATACCAATCATCCTGGCCGTTTTAGTGGTTTTTGCCGTGTTGATAGCTGCTGCGCTTATCATTCCCGTTGAGATCGCCATAAAACTCATTAAAGAGAGATCGATTGCAGAAGGGCGAGTGTCGTTTGGTTTTCTAAAGGGCACTGCTTCCGGGCACGTTGACTTCAGTCCCGAGAAACAGGAATTCCGGTTACAAGCCTTAGGCTTCACCCTTCTCAGGAGACCGCTTGAGAAGCGGGCTGAGGAGAAGAAAGCAAAGGCTGAGAAGCCACCTACCGATTGGAAGAAGGTTGCGGGGCATGCGGATGAGCTCTATGCTGCCGGGAAGGAATTAGCAAGAGCACTCGTCAAGAACACGTCCCTCAAAAGTGTTGAGGGCACGGTGAAAATAGGACTACCCTATCCGGCTCAGACGGGCATGCTGATTGGGTGTCTTTATGCAGGTAGCGGCATAGCGAAGGCGTTTCTACCTGAAATCCACCTCGAAATCGAACCTTTTTTTGCAGAGGAAAAATTGGATGCTGATGTAGAACTGGAACTTAGCCTGCCGCTCTTTAAAATGATCATACCCCTAATCCGATTCTTCCGCAGCACGAGGAAGATTTTCTGACGTTGTGTTCCAAGTTTTTATCGTGCAAACGTCCTGCGGAACTTAAACGGCGAGAACTCAACGCCGCCGCCCTCGTAAAACTTCGTGAACCACTCGTAGTAATGCAGCCTGACCGCGTGGATTCCGGACATTATCGCCTCTAATACTACGACGACCGCGGTTCCGAGTATGAACACCACCACAGCCAAGCCGATATTTACCTGCGAACTCATGAACGTCAACAGAATGAAGACTTCGATCAACGCTGCGTGCGCCAACGCCAGCGCGAGAATACGGCCGTACGAGATGGTATTCGCGAGGAATCGGAAGAAGTTCTCCAGTACCGCTTCGATCACACCCGTAATGGCAATGATGAAGAGGTCGATGATGGACGGCTTCCCGTGCGCGCTTTCGTGCTTCAACTCATGAATGAAGCTGAGCAAAAAGAGCAAGAGTATGGGGAGCGCGACGAGTACCGCAAAGCCCTGCATGACGTTGATACTCTCGATTACACTCACAACAGCGACAACAAGGCCAATCTCCGCATCTGCTACAGAAGAGCTGAGGAGCACGAGTAAGAAATAGAGCGCACCCACTAATGTCCAAACCTTGACGATCCCCATTACGGTCCCTAACGTGTCTTTATCGGACAGCTTATTCGTCACACCCAGTACCACGCCGAGGCCCATGTGCAGTGCACCGATTAACAGTGTAATGACAAACATCCCAGTTACGTTCGGAATCGGCTCGAACCATAACGGCTCATGGATAAATAGCGCATGAAGCACATGCGGGACCTCCATCTCCATCGACGAATGAACTAAGTGTGCAGCATATTCACTGAATCCGAAGAATTCGCCAAACAGGAGGCCGCCAAGTATAGAACAACCGCCGCATAACGAGATGATCATGCCCATGTCTTTCATACCTTTCAAGCCCTTAATTCCGAAAAACATTGCCAATCCGAGCAGAAGCAGTAAGAGCCCATGTCCGATATCGGGGAACATAAGACCGAACAGAACAGGGAACATGACCGCGGTGATCAGTGTTGGATCTATATCATGATAAGAAGGAAGGCTGTACATTCTGATGATCGATTCAAAAGGCTTGACGATCTTGGGATTCTTCAGTAACGAGGGCACGCGCACGTCCGTTCTTTTCGGCTCCCGCACCTCGATCACGCACAGGCCGCCTACCTCGCCGTTTATACCTTCGATGACGGTATTCACCTCTTCCTGAGGCGTCCAGCCTTCGATCACCCGCACCCGCTCACTCGCGCCGAAGAGGATCTTCACCCGTGCCTTGCTCTCCTCTATCTGCACGAGATCTTGCATCGTCAGCAGGTCTTGAAGCCGCGTTTGCCTGAGTTCGTCAATTTCGCGTTCCTTATCCGTGATCTCTACCTCAAGCTCGCGTATCCGCGCCTCGACATCCCCGATCGCGTCCTTTACCGTCGCGGGCAGCTCACGTAGTGGCAGCTGGTACGGCTCGAAGTCGACCATCCGCAGCGCACGCTCCACTTCCGTCTTGTCCTTCTTTAAGGCAACCACAACGGCGAACGCATGCGAGGAATCAGTCGCTTCTTCTGCCTCCGTTATACCCTTTGAGACAATAACGTGGTTTCCGCCGACTGCTTCATCCAGCGTTGTCCCTAACTCGTCCAGATTCTTGCTTGGCACTTTACCCACGTACACCGAGGTAAAGTCCTTCTCACCGACGAAATCCAGATCAATGCCAAAATCATCTAACGCCTTTAATATCCGCAGCAGCGCCTTGGGACGTGATAGTTCTCCTCGCAACCGTTCATTAGCGGTAGTTAACGCCGTTACGGTCTCCTCCAAGCTGCGGAACTCGCTCTCTATCTCCTCTAAGTCTATCTCTTCTACCGTGATCTTCGCCGCTTTTACCGCTGCTGGCTGTTCAGCACTGCCCTCCTCGTCACCTTCAGCCGCAGGGGTTAGCAGAGCCCTCAGGTTCTCTATTCGAGTCAAGAGTTCAGAAGCTTTCATTATCGTCTCTTCTGCCTTAGATGGCTCTATCAGCCCGCCCCATTCATCCAGGAATTCCTTTATATCCGTGATATGAACATTACCCAAAACGTCGAGTCGCTTGATTATGCCGTCGATATCCTTTTCCAACGCGACAACACGCAGTTCCCTCATCTCCGCAGGTCTCAGCATCGTATGTATGTATCCTATCTTGTTTGTCCTTACCCTATCCGCACCCTTACACTTTGGGTTTCTGTACTTATATACCAAACGAAATATTATGCCTTTTAAAACTTTTGCTTTTACGCGCGGGCGGGGGAATGAAACTTTTTATATGCCGAGCGGCATGGTTATGGTAGGTAGTAACCAAACGAAAGAATAGAGAGAGAATAGGGAAGGAGAGAAAAATGGAAGAGAGGAAGAAATTCAGCGATTTGAAGCGAGAAGTGATAGATGCAGGTAAATGTACACTGTGCGGTGAGTGCGTTGCTACGTGCAGGTTGCTCGATCTCGATTATCTACGTATGGACTTTTCGGAGGGTCGACCAGTGCTCGGAGAAGGGCAGCAGCACCCGCCAACGTGCGGATCGTGCTACGCACCCCACGGGAGACCGGTGAAGAGCGGCGACCAGCAATGCCCGATCGATTGCGGCTACTGCTACTATCAATGTCCGCGGGTAGAGGAACCCGAGTTGAGAGAGGGTTTGGAGGAGTTTTACGAAGTTGTGAGTAAGGATGATGCGATACGAGGCGTGTGCCATAATGGTGGCGCGCTTATTTCGCTGCTCGCCTCGGCGCTTGAAGATGCGATGGTTGAAGGCTGCATAACCGTTGCGAATCGTGGTGATGCAACGCCGGAAGTACGTGTGGCGATGAATAAGGCCATGTTGATGGAGAATGCAGGTGGCAGTTATGGCTATTCCGCGGCACTGACCGGCATAGCGGATGCGATTTTGAACTACGGCCTCTGGAGCGTGGCTCTGGTAGGAACGCCGTGCCAGATGGCTGCGTATGAGAAGATGCTCGCTGTTGGACGCGGCACACACAATGCCCATGATTTCTCGTCCAATGTGCGGTTACGAATCAGCCTGCTTTGCCAGGGTGCGTATTCGTATGACGCTTTATTGAAGGACTTTATCGAAGGCAAGCGAGGTATACCGGCTGATACGATAACGAATTTTGAAATTCAGGACGATGGTCTGCACGTGTATGCGGGCGATAAGGAGCTGTTGCATGCAGGGCTCGACGAGATCGCGAATTACAAGCGCGAGGGCTGTAAGATCTGCGAGGATTTCATCGGGCAGTTTGCGGACATCAGCGTCGGGCATATCGGCTCGCCTGCGGGTAAGTCAACCGTGATCGTGCACACTGAGATTGGTAAGGACGCATTTGAAAACGCACGGCAGTGGGACTTTATAGAAGCGACGCCGATGGATGAACGGGGCGTGAAGCTGATACAGCTGCTCCAAGAAGATAAGAAGAAGGCCGGAATGGCCGAGAAGGCGCGAAGGCAAGCGCAATAGCCTCGATAGATTTATAGGCTGGTACCACAATGGAAATCGAAGACCTGTTAGATATTTCAGCGGAGATACGAGAATCTCTACGAACCTACCTTGCGGAGACTGCAGACCATGGCGAGGTGGTCAAGAGGCGGGCGCAGGACGTAACGAGAAGAGTAGACCTTTTCGCGGAAGAAGCGTTAGAAAATGCGTTACAGAACCGTGACCTCTGTGCACGGATAATTTCAGAGGAATTGGGCGATCATGTATACCCAGAAGGCGGTGAGCCGGAATTCACGCTCAGCTTTGACCCTATAGACGGATCTACCAACGCTACCCTGGGAATTCCGTTCTTCTGCTCTTCGATCGCGTACTCGCCGAACGTGGCGCACATTGCGTTTGAGGATATTCAGGCGAGTGTGGTTGCGACTATCTATGGCAAGACCTACTACGCGGTGAAGGGCGACCACGCATGGGTGGATGGTACGCAGCTTCCTCGTGAGATAATGGGTAAGACGAAACGCGCGTTCTCCATCTACACCTACGGTGCAAGTTCGATACCTGAGCCGCTGCTGCAGTTCTTTACAGGCAATAGGACGAAGGTCATTCGCGTCCTGGGCAGTATCGCGCTGGAGATCTGCCTGGTTGCCGAGGGTGCTCTGGACGCGGTAATCGACGTCCGCGACCTGGTAAATGGCTATGACATTGCCGGTGCCGCCTTGATTTTAAAAGAGGCTGGAGGAGTGATAACGGATTTAGAGGGCGACGAGCTAAGGACCGAAGTAGGAGAAACGCACAATCTTTCTCTTATTGCTGCTTTGAAGTCTGAGGTTCATGCGGAGATGCGTGAGATGGTGTTGTCAAAATAAATCGAAAACCTAAAGGCTTTCAAGTAGTTCAAGCCATTCTTCTCTTGTTAGCTTAGCGTCGTGTATTATCTTTCGAATCATCCCTTTTCCAATATCTTCGCCGGTATGAACGGTAATGAGCGTGGTTCTCCCGTCGGGATGGCGCATGAATAGATGACTGCCTTTTTGTCTAAGTTGTTTGAATCCTCTCTTTTCAAGTGCCTTTATTACAGTTTTAGCGGGAAGTGGTTTGATCTTTTGCATCTCTTTTGACGTTCTGATCGAACGCGCTTATATTACTTTATTCGAAGCTCCTTACAAAATGATGATATAAAGCTCAAGAATTAAACAGTAACTTCAACCTTCTGAATGCCCACAAATGCTAAAGGAACCTCCTCTGCGATTCCCGATTCAACCTCTAAGTAGAGCTGTATAGCTTCTTTTATCCGCTTTTGCAACTCATCTAAGGTTTTAGCTTGTGTATGGCAGCCTTCCAGTTCAGGTACCGATGCGACGTATATCCCATCTTCATCCTGCTCGATAACGATGGTGAATTCCTTCTTCATCCTAGTTTTCCCTTATCTTTGAAGATTTAAAAGGTTTTTCATAAAGGTCGCTTATATTCTTTTTTAGCAGCCGTGTGCTGAACCAGCCGGGAACCACAACCACAGGAAAGTGAAGACAAAAGTAAAATGCGGATAGCGATAGTGAAGAAGGACAAGTGCCAGCCGAAGAAGTGCACGTACGAATGCATCAAGTACTGCCCGATGGTTCGTACCGGGGAGGAGACGGTCGTCCAGGGAGAAGATAGCAAGCCGATCATATCAGAGGAGTTGTGTGAAGGCTGCGGGATCTGCATAAAGAAATGCCCGTTCTCTGCTATTTCTATCATAGGCTTGCCCGAAGAGCTGGAGGGTGAAGAGGCGCATCGTTACGGCGAAAACGGGTTTGTCCTGTACGGTATGCCGATCCCGAAAGCGGGGAAGATAACCGGGCTGTTAGGCCAGAACGGGATCGGGAAGAGCACGGCGATTAACATATTGTCAGGACTGCAAGTGCCGAACCTCGGCAACGTCGATGCTGAGGTTCAATGGAGCGAGATAATCAAGCGCTATGCGGGCTCAGAACTACAGAATTACTTTGATAAACTCTCTAAAGGCAAAATTAATGTTTCTTACAAGCCGCAATATGTGGATGCAATACCGAAATACTTCGATGGCACGGTATCCGAGCTGCTAGCAAGCACGGACGAGACCGGTGAGTCGGAAGGGCTGATAAAGGCGTTTGAACTCGCATCGGCACTGAATACTGATATAAAGGCACTCAGTGGCGGCGAACTGCAACGAGTTGCGGTAATCGGCTGTCTGATACGTGATGCGGATTTCTACTTCCTGGATGAGATAACGCCGTATCTGGACATTTATCAGCGTGTGCAGGTGGCGAAGGGGATACGAACCGTTTTGGAGGCGAAGCCGGTGGTTGTGGTGGAGCACGACCTCGCGATCCTGGATATGGTCGCGGATTACGTGCATCTTCTGTATGGCGCGCCGGGCGAGTACGGCGTGGTGACCCTGCCGAAGAGCACGAGCAGAGGAATAAACGAATATCTGAGCGGTTTCTTACAGGCGGAGAACGTGCGGATACGGGATAAGCCGATCGAGTTCACTGCGCATCCGCCGCGTGAGAAGCTAGAAGTACGTAACGTTTCCATCGAATACGACGACTTTGAGAAGAGCTATGGTGAGGACGGCTTCGTCTTGGAGGCGCAGCCGGGTACTATCGAGGAAGGCGAGGTGCTGGGCGGCGTTGGGCGCAATGCAATTGGTAAAAGTACGTTCGTGAAGGTTCTGGTAGGCGATATCAAGCCAACAGTAGGGCGCGTAGCGTCTAACATTACCGTTTCGTACAAGCCGCAGTACATAAAGGGCACGTTGGATATGAAGGTCAAGGATTTCATCTATTCACTCAAAGAGGGCGGATTAACCGATTCCGATGAGATTGATGTGATACGCCCGCTAGGGATACCGGAGATCGAGGAGAAGTGCATAAGCGATCTCAGCGGCGGCGAATTGCAGAGCGTGGCGATCGCTGCGTGTCTTTGCCGGGATACTTCGTTCTACGTGCTGGACGAGCCGTCGGCGCATCTTGATGTGGAGCAGAAGGTGCGGTTGATCAAGACCTTACGGCGGTATGCGGAACGAAGGGCGGTAGCAATGCTGATCGTTGACCACGACATCTATGTGATCGATCTGTTGAGCGATCGGCTGATGGTCTTCGAGGGCGTGCCGGGCGTCCGCGGCGAGATAAAAGGCTGCTTTGAGATGCGAGAGGGCATGAACCTGTTCTTGAAAGAGTTAGGTGTGACCTTCAGGCGCGACGAGAGCACGCTCCGGCCACGGATAAATAAAATTGGGTCGGCGAAGGACCGAGAACAGAAGGCGAAGGGGAAGTATTATTATTTGTGAGGGTTGTTTTACGAAATACAGTCATTCAGTTAATAGCTCAGCAAGTAAGTCATCAACAGACGTAACTTCCTTAACTTTTCCTGCTTTTATATCCTGGTCACTTTTACGGAGTGCTTCCATCGTTTTTTGATTGTTTAGAATCTCTACTGAATCAACGAGTGCGTCGAGATCTTTTCGAGTGATAATCATCATATCTCCGCTCTCCACCTTTTATCCTATCTGTTGATTAGTTGATCTTTAAACCTTATATCTCCAAACTCAATCGACTCGCGAGTATCAAGTAATAACCAGCCAGGCCTTTCCAGCGTCCCCACTTCTCGGCGATTTCACGTGCCTCGGCGCCGGAGATTTTGCGATCGTTACAGTAATAGTGCGCGATATGGCGTCGCAGCCCGAGGTCATCCGCCGGTATGGCTTCTAATTTGTGCATGCCGCGCAGCATCGTCAGCTCTGCGGTCCACACGCCAATGCCTCTTATCTTAACCAGTTCCTTGATAATTTTCTCTGCATTCTCGTAGGTTTGGAAGTGCTCTAAATCCAGCTCGCCTTTAACAATAGCAGTAACGATGCCGTGAATATACTCCGCTTTGCGCATACTCAAGCCGCAGTTGCGGAGCTGTTCCATCGTTCCAGCAGCTATGTTTTCTGGCGTCGGATATGCGTAATAAACTTTCTCATTTAGCGTTAATTGGTCGCCAAACGTTTTGATCACGTTGCGTTCTAACACATGCGCCACGTTGAGTGAGATCTGCTGCTCTATGATCGAGTCAACCAGCGCTTCAAAGACGGTAGGCGTGGTCGGGCTTTTTAAGCCTCTTAATCTTTGGGTCAACGTTGCCATAGTCGTATCGGTTTTAACCGCGTCATAAAACGCAGTGAGGTTAAGTGGCAAATTGAAAAGTGAGGTGACCAAATCTTCGATTTGCTTCTTGTCGTTCGTGGAGATTCCTTCGGTTAGTTCGATAGCTAACTCAGGAGTATCCACCGTTCCCGACGAGGTTATCGTAGCAAGCATGAGCTTCTTGGTTCTGAGAACCTGCCAGTACTTACCGTTCTCGTAGGTGCGGATTTGAGGATCGCCGCCCGCAAAAATGGTTGCGCTGAGATGGAAATCGAAGGGTGGTACGGGTTTTAGCGTGAGGTTCATATCTCATTTCAGTACAAACGGTGAAGCGTTATAAATGTTTTTTTGATGAGACCGATAGCGGAAGAAAAAAGAAAGTTTTATTAGTTATGAGTGTATCTTTATCCCTATTTCAGCGCTCTAAAGTGTTGAGAGTATTGAAGTAGCTTGTTGGACTAATGGTAAAAGAGGCGCTTATAGAGGTTGATGCGAACGAAGTAGCGGAACACATTAAAGCCGCTGCAGAAGATGCCGATAACGAGCAAGAACTATTGATGAATGCGGCACCCACATTGACCTCAGTTCTTGGCAAGCTCGGCATAGCGAACTACGATGTCCACTATGAATTCAGGACTGGGCGGGGCACGCTGGTAGGAGGGGGCGAAGGGATAATTGATGCGCTTTATGGCCGTGTGGTCGTGGAGTAAGAGCGCCCCGGTGCGCTTAAATCCCCTGCGGGGTTTAATCACGCAAAAGAGCAGGTGATAGGCTATATTCAGCAACTGGCACCCGCAGCTGAAGATTGGCAGAGATATTTTGGGGTGGTGTTAGACGGTCATCAGGTAGGTTTTGTTCGGTTCCGGGAGCGTTGGTTGTCTGATGGTCCGTATCCCGTCAATGGACACACGATACTCACGTTTCTGGAAGCGCTCAGAGGGTTGAGAAGGTGGCCGCTTAGGGTAGAATTGTTGAACAAATACCTCGGTGCGGGGAGCCCCGTAGCTGAGACGCTTATACGGGTGCTTTACGAGACGTTAGCCACTAATAGAGTGCATAAACGGGTGAAGGTGCTGTTTAACGATTGGAAGCGAGTATTCGGGCAGGTTTGCGGCTATTCGCCGGAGAAGATCAAAGGATTAGAGAAAGCTTACGGCATTGGTAAGGATGAAATCGATTATGAAGGGCTGCTTTTCGCTGTTCACACGTACTACGCTCTTTTAATGAAATTGCTGGCGGCGGAAGTCGCCGTTTCTCTGGGCGACGGTTACCTTCAGTCTTATTTGAAGAAGTTTGAGGAGGCTTATTATCAGGGCCATGACGAGCTGAAGGATATGCTGCGGGACGTGGAGGAGGGCGCCATCTTTGCAAGTGCGATAGGAATAAAGAACTTCTTAGAGGGCGATTATTTCGGCTGGTATCTTGATGTATGGGATGAGCAATTAGGATAAGCGGTGAGCAAACTTGCCAGCGCACTTTCGAACTTTGAACCGGCAACACTGGAGCACGAGCCGGATGAGGCAAAAGATCTGCTCAAGCGGTTGTATCAATATCTCGTTCCGAAGAAGATACGGCACGATTTAGGCGAGTATTACACCCCGATTGGCTTGCTGAACTCGTCATTTCGGAAGTCGGGTACGATGGCAACGTGGATAAACGGTTCCTTGATCCTGCGTGTGGCAGTGGCACTTTTTTGGTACTTGCAATAAAGAGAGCACGGCGATATGCACTTGACCATTTTAGGGACGAAACAGAAACGTTGGAAGGGATATTGAAGAACGTCGTGGGTTTCGACTTGAATCCCTTAGCGGTGCTGGCCGCGAGAACGAATTACCTCATTGCGTTGGGCAAGCTGATAAAATACAAGCGAGGCGAAATTGAAATCCCGGTTTATTTTGCGGATTCCATTCTCGTGGACCGAAAGCCAACGGTCTATGGAGTTACGCAACGGCTCATAACAGAAGCAGGAGAGTTCCAGATACCGACAAGCGTCGTGAGAAAAGGGCTCTTACCGAAAATACTCGCAGTGGTAGAGGATTGTGTGAAGACGCCGGAGTGCACAGAGGAGATCTTTGAGGAACGGGTGAAGCGCGAGGCATCGAGGGCTGGAGCAACACTGAACAAGAACGAGCTCTATGTTTTGGACGGACTTTTCCACCAAATCGCAGATCTGGAGAAAGATGGAAAGAACAGAATATGGACTAGAATCTTGAAGAATTCTTTTGCTCCCTTGCTCCAAGATAAGTTCGATTTTGTTGTTGGGAATCCCCCGTGGGTGAACTGGGAGAGTTTGCCTAAAAATTACAGAAATGGAACAAAAGACCTGTGGGAAGATTATAAGCTCTTCACGTTGAGTGGCATGGAGGCACGACTTGGCGGCGGTAAGAAAGATATTGCTATACTCTTTACATATCGATGTCTGGACCGTTATTTGAAAGAGCGGGGCAATTTTGCCTTTTTAATAACACAGACAGTATTCAAGACGAAAGGCGCGGAGGAAGGATTTAGAAGGTTCAAAATAAAAAATGAGCCGATTAATGTGGTAAAAGTCCACGATCTGGTGGAACTCAATCCATTTGAAGGTGCGAGCAACAGAACAGCGGCAATTTTCATCAAGAAGAAAGGAGAGACTACCTATCCCGTAAAGTATGAATTATGGAAGCGCAAGAAGAAAGCGAGAATAGACCTGAAGGATAGCCTGGAGGGGGCGTCTGAGAAGAGTTATAGGATAGAACTTTGTGCTTATCCGTCGGATGAAGAGAATATACTTTCTCCGTGGTTAACGCTGCCGGAAGATACTTTTGATGCCGTAAATAAAATGAAAGGCTCGTGCCCCTATCGGGCATATGAAGGAATTAACACCGGAGGTGCAAATGCGGTTTATCGGCTGAATATTTTAGGTGTTGCGTCTCAGAGGAAAGATGAAATAGAGATTCCTGCTTATTTAAGGAATATTCTAGGATTTAAAGGAGAGGATGTTGAGATAAAAGATATTGTAATTGAAAATCTAATCACAAACAAATTAAAGAAAGAGGTGGAATCGGTTAAAACCGCTATAGAGGACTTCTTCATTTATCCACTGATATCAAAACAACATCTCAGAAAATGGAAAATACAGGGTTATATTTATACTTTGCAGATGCAAGATCCAAAGAAGAGAGTCGGTTATGACGTAAGCTGGGTAAAGGTCAATTTTCCAAAGACGTACCGGTATCTCAAGGGGTTTGAGAAAATACTCAAAGAGCGTGCTGCTTACATGAAATATCTAGAAAAAGCACCAGTTTATAGCATGTTTAACCTTGGCGAATACACATTTAGCCCCTACAAAGTCGTATGGAATCGGATAGGAAACAAATTGGAAGCTTGTGTGATAAGCTCAATGAATGACGAAATTTTGGGTGAAAAA
It includes:
- a CDS encoding sporulation protein encodes the protein MSEELNAILKDFWEEFRKTVKVETAIGEPIEMGDKTLIPIFAIGFGIGSGGGRGKEKEGQGYGVGGGGGISPVALVTVFKDIPGPEGLKVLSLKPSGTLEKIVGEALPMVMEKVQETKEGKKGEE
- a CDS encoding Coenzyme F420 hydrogenase/dehydrogenase, beta subunit C-terminal domain, with the translated sequence MEERKKFSDLKREVIDAGKCTLCGECVATCRLLDLDYLRMDFSEGRPVLGEGQQHPPTCGSCYAPHGRPVKSGDQQCPIDCGYCYYQCPRVEEPELREGLEEFYEVVSKDDAIRGVCHNGGALISLLASALEDAMVEGCITVANRGDATPEVRVAMNKAMLMENAGGSYGYSAALTGIADAILNYGLWSVALVGTPCQMAAYEKMLAVGRGTHNAHDFSSNVRLRISLLCQGAYSYDALLKDFIEGKRGIPADTITNFEIQDDGLHVYAGDKELLHAGLDEIANYKREGCKICEDFIGQFADISVGHIGSPAGKSTVIVHTEIGKDAFENARQWDFIEATPMDERGVKLIQLLQEDKKKAGMAEKARRQAQ
- a CDS encoding inositol-1-monophosphatase → MEIEDLLDISAEIRESLRTYLAETADHGEVVKRRAQDVTRRVDLFAEEALENALQNRDLCARIISEELGDHVYPEGGEPEFTLSFDPIDGSTNATLGIPFFCSSIAYSPNVAHIAFEDIQASVVATIYGKTYYAVKGDHAWVDGTQLPREIMGKTKRAFSIYTYGASSIPEPLLQFFTGNRTKVIRVLGSIALEICLVAEGALDAVIDVRDLVNGYDIAGAALILKEAGGVITDLEGDELRTEVGETHNLSLIAALKSEVHAEMREMVLSK
- a CDS encoding type II toxin-antitoxin system HicA family toxin is translated as MQKIKPLPAKTVIKALEKRGFKQLRQKGSHLFMRHPDGRTTLITVHTGEDIGKGMIRKIIHDAKLTREEWLELLESL
- a CDS encoding type II toxin-antitoxin system HicB family antitoxin, with product MKKEFTIVIEQDEDGIYVASVPELEGCHTQAKTLDELQKRIKEAIQLYLEVESGIAEEVPLAFVGIQKVEVTV
- a CDS encoding ribosome biogenesis/translation initiation ATPase RLI, yielding MRIAIVKKDKCQPKKCTYECIKYCPMVRTGEETVVQGEDSKPIISEELCEGCGICIKKCPFSAISIIGLPEELEGEEAHRYGENGFVLYGMPIPKAGKITGLLGQNGIGKSTAINILSGLQVPNLGNVDAEVQWSEIIKRYAGSELQNYFDKLSKGKINVSYKPQYVDAIPKYFDGTVSELLASTDETGESEGLIKAFELASALNTDIKALSGGELQRVAVIGCLIRDADFYFLDEITPYLDIYQRVQVAKGIRTVLEAKPVVVVEHDLAILDMVADYVHLLYGAPGEYGVVTLPKSTSRGINEYLSGFLQAENVRIRDKPIEFTAHPPREKLEVRNVSIEYDDFEKSYGEDGFVLEAQPGTIEEGEVLGGVGRNAIGKSTFVKVLVGDIKPTVGRVASNITVSYKPQYIKGTLDMKVKDFIYSLKEGGLTDSDEIDVIRPLGIPEIEEKCISDLSGGELQSVAIAACLCRDTSFYVLDEPSAHLDVEQKVRLIKTLRRYAERRAVAMLIVDHDIYVIDLLSDRLMVFEGVPGVRGEIKGCFEMREGMNLFLKELGVTFRRDESTLRPRINKIGSAKDREQKAKGKYYYL
- a CDS encoding DNA-3-methyladenine glycosylase 2 family protein, with the translated sequence MNLTLKPVPPFDFHLSATIFAGGDPQIRTYENGKYWQVLRTKKLMLATITSSGTVDTPELAIELTEGISTNDKKQIEDLVTSLFNLPLNLTAFYDAVKTDTTMATLTQRLRGLKSPTTPTVFEALVDSIIEQQISLNVAHVLERNVIKTFGDQLTLNEKVYYAYPTPENIAAGTMEQLRNCGLSMRKAEYIHGIVTAIVKGELDLEHFQTYENAEKIIKELVKIRGIGVWTAELTMLRGMHKLEAIPADDLGLRRHIAHYYCNDRKISGAEAREIAEKWGRWKGLAGYYLILASRLSLEI